A part of Haliotis asinina isolate JCU_RB_2024 chromosome 10, JCU_Hal_asi_v2, whole genome shotgun sequence genomic DNA contains:
- the LOC137298591 gene encoding atrial natriuretic peptide receptor 1-like encodes MAWDSRSRLHASCSCPAVNLALGKAQKKYGDLIDFQVTFRNNTCNGYRIGALAADVYYNEGVTAFIGPACGDAVEMLGFMVADWNIPLITPAGSTENLGDIEQYPTITKLSPFGLFLEFTQTILELYHWSHIALMYDNSDRYSESSRMGRLFHQTFKTSIFDVTHLPLRRKRLNTAGYRFILEQGSENARVFIIHAPVDVVREIMLIAHEMGFTRGEYVFIITVTLRENVTPDVWQRGDESDEKALEAFQSVFFLALRESKTQKYERFRANVVANALENWDLDFGGDDPGDFIVGYHDAVSIYAQVLYETLKEGGDPNNGSALTRKMWNRTYLGVERNITVDENGVREADLFLLDLTKAGRVIAVGTFLGGSKTFRYTPGRTIIWPHNAGPPPDVPECGFKGLRCTFMGDMSHLTLSEVNLIGALVGTISLLILIGSTAFFVQLRYRKKKTVVDKLWWRIDAADIHIGSSSGSQESLNSKYSSLTPKSDSVPSYCGGFGLFRGYPVRLKKIDLLSIIVDETLIEEFLHIRELNFENLVRVHGAVFEAEEKYLVTEFCQKGSLTDIIGNSDVNLDAQFKFSICIDILKGLCYLHESPLKKHGRLTSSVCLVDNCFSVKIADYGPHLIFNQIKPDFKSQEFKTECLWRAPELLRARDLRGSREGDVYSFGIILQEVFSRDSPFGNETETLGIDVVLSKIKQGGNDPLRPNFDAPSSLDAMKLLMSQCWAENPKERPQLATVKKDLKDMAARFGASGNFFNNLLRRMEQYANNLEKLVDEKTHRVREEKKRTDELLHQIIPKSVANQLKLGKRVKPDSFESVTVCFTDICGFTTLSARSTPMQIVDLLNDLYSCFDDIIDGYDVYKVETIGDAYMVVSGLPVRNGDRHAPEISRMSLSLLRAIDTIKILHLPDEKLRLRVGIHSGPVCAGVVGQKMPRYCLFGDTVITASRMESHGEACKIHISVDTKNILDRCGIFIIGSRGSIDVKGLGSMNTYWLLGEKIWNR; translated from the exons ATGGCCTGGGACTCCAGGAGTCGACTTCACGCATCGTGCTCAT GCCCAGCGGTGAATCTAGCGTTAGGCAAGGCCCAAAAGAAGTATGGAGATCTGATCGACTTTCAGGTTACATTTCGGAACAACACATGCAATGGCTACAGAATCGGCGCTCTGGCAGCAGACGTTTACTACAACGAGGGAGTCACTGCTTTCATTGGACCAG CTTGTGGCGACGCTGTGGAGATGCTCGGCTTCATGGTAGCAGATTGGAACATTCCTCTGATAACTCCAGCCGGAAGTACGGAAAACCTCGGCGATATCGAACAATACCCTACCATTacaaagttatctccctttgggcTGTTTTTGGAATTTACTCAAACCATCCTTGAGTTGTACCACTGGAGCCATATAGCTCTCATGTATGACAACAGTGACAGATATTCTGAGTCAAGTAGAATGGGAAGGCTATTCCACCAGACCTTCAAAACCTCCATCTTTGACGTTACTCATCTACCTTTAAGAAGGAAGCGCCTGAATACCGCGGGATACCGATTCATTCTGGAGCAGGGCAGCGAGAATGCAAGag TCTTCATCATCCACGCTCCTGTTGATGTTGTGCGCGAAATCATGCTCATTGCCCATGAGATGGGCTTCACCAGAGGCGAGTACGTCTTTATCATCACAGTAACTCTACGGGAGAACGTCACCCCTGATGTTTGGCAGAGAGGAGACGAAAGCGACGAG AAGGCACTGGAAGCATTTCAAAGCGTATTCTTCCTGGCCTTGAGAGAATCGAAAACCCAGAAATACGAACGCTTCAGAGCAAACGTCGTTGCCAATGCTCTGGAAAACTGGGATCTCGACTTCGGCGGGGATGAT CCTGGCGACTTCATCGTAGGCTACCACGACGCCGTCTCTATATATGCACAGGTGTTGTACGAAACACTCAAGGAGGGGGGCGACCCGAACAATGGATCAGCCTTGACAAGAAAAATGTGGAATAGGACGTATCTAG gcgtggagaggaacatcacagtGGATGAAAACGGAGTTCGGGAAGCGGACCTTTTCCTCCTCGATTTGACAAAAGCTGGGAGAGTTATT GCTGTGGGCACTTTCCTGGGAGGATCAAAGACCTTCAGGTATACACCAGGCAGGACCATCATTTGGCCTCACAACGCTGGTCCCCCACCAGACGTCCCTGAATGCGGTTTCAAGGGACTGCGATGCACGTTTATGGGTGACATGTCCCATTTAACAT TGTCCGAGGTGAATCTGATTGGAGCCCTGGTCGGAACCATTTCTCTTCTGATACTCATCGGTTCCACGGCTTTTTTTGTACAGCTCAG ATACCGCAAGAAGAAAACTGTTGTGGACAAATTGTGGTGGAGGATAGATGCTGCCGACATCCACATTGGCTCTTCCAGCGGATCACAGGAAAGTCTAAACTCAAAATATAGTTCCCTCACCCCTAAAAGTGACTCTGTACCATCTTATTGCGGCGGATTCGGATTATTCAGG GGATACCCCGTACGACTGAAGAAGATAGATCTCCTCTCTATCATCGTAGATGAAACCCTGATAGAGGAATTCTTGCAT ATCCGCGAATTGAACTTTGAGAACCTGGTCCGGGTTCACGGAGCTGTGTTTGAAGCTGAGGAGAAGTATCTGGTAACGGAGTTCTGTCAGAAAGGAAGCCTAACG GATATAATTGGGAATAGCGACGTAAATCTAGATGCCCAGTTCAAGTTCTCCATTTGTATCGACATTCTTAAG GGTCTGTGTTACCTACACGAAAGCCCCCTTAAGAAGCATGGCCGACTTACCAGCAGCGTATGTTTGGTGGACAACTGCTTCTCAGTCAAAATAGCCGATTACGGACCTCATCTGatttttaatcaaataaaacCGGACTTCAAATCTCAAGAATTTAAAACAG AATGCTTATGGCGTGCACCTGAACTCCTACGGGCCAGGGACCTACGTGGAAGTCGGGAAGGAGACGTTTACAGTTTTGGGATAATTCTACAGGAAGTTTTCTCTCGAGATTCGCCGTTTGGAAACGAGACTGAAACACTCGGAATCGatg ttgTCCTATCCAAGATAAAACAGGGCGGTAACGATCCATTAAGGCCAAACTTTGACGCCCCATCCTCACTGGATGCGATGAAATTACTTATGTCCCAGTGCTGGGCTGAAAATCCAAAGGAGCGACCCCAACTAGCGACAGTAAAAAAGGACCTCAAAGATATGGCTGC ACGGTTTGGTGCTTCCGGCAACTTCTTCAACAACCTTCTCCGTCGTATGGAGCAGTATGCCAACAATCTGGAGAAGTTGGTGGATGAGAAGACTCACAGAGTACGAGAGGAGAAGAAGAGAACTGATGAACTTCTCCACCAGATCATTCCAAA ATCTGTTGCTAACCAGTTGAAACTCGGTAAAAGAGTGAAGCCCGATTCGTTTGAGTCCGTGACCGTGTGTTTTACGGATATCTGCGGTTTCACCACCCTCTCAGCTCGGTCCACACCCATGCAG ATTGTTGATCTCCTCAACGACCTTTACTCCTGCTTTGACGACATCATCGATGGATACGATGTTTACAAA GTGGAAACAATCGGCGATGCATACATGGTCGTCTCGGGATTACCAGTACGGAACGGTGATCGCCATGCACCCGAGATCTCTCGAATGTCTCTGTCCCTTCTCCGGGCTATTGACACCATCAAGATCCTGCACTTACCAGATGAGAAACTCCGTCTGCGAGTCGGCATCCATTCTG GCCCCGTGTGTGCCGGTGTGGTAGGACAGAAGATGCCCCGATACTGTTTGTTTGGCGATACCGTTATCACCGCTTCTCGGATGGAATCTCACGGAGAGG CCTGTAAAATTCACATAAGTGTGGATACTAAGAATATCTTGGATCGATGTGGTATCTTTATCATCGGGTCCCGTGGAAGTATTGACGTCAAG GGCCTGGGATCCATGAACACATACTGGTTACTTGGAGAGAAGATATGGAATAGATGA
- the LOC137297787 gene encoding uncharacterized protein isoform X3 has product MTIMTIADIVTVFSCMLVPTLADSCADPAQFVSQNTKCLTENNITFKVPTSVSVTADNVVETLTTVLTRADPATMCRDIDAWTKAVECVVTLGEQCHGTGRGTSLSAQKLDELKKIQQEACFNLKQSGSVMIVPTGRHIYTERGGTVRLSCAGVALGDGTDVPVYQWRDPHRNDINGTQGRVHVIDMGTSSILVISNVQASDEGTYFCTGSSTKTKHATAYTAVRVYDPFHVSNVDCEDTTSIKAAFDECAHYYNITGLTFPKVVGAPDFVSNNADVFFTQDIPNMCSNPTPYNQAARCVSGVSYKCLVNNSLPHLVDYLHTGNDVVEGMEAICSAYVAGSYNASCVNSVKDDLPQCNVMEYAHLSKVDSSHGMAKAIMCRMYGFALDCGEKYLQVCTPKMHTVEAYKVAYRAMKPSQCATDDGQPGAVTDSRVCFHSADLHTQYRQCFLQGNYSVTLPTFISEMEMTYTIPGLVVLQATPDSCSNIASLKAASQCVRDISRTCLYHNWYNLIYHIPGTTDVEAALQYKCAHIADYDAACVATNSPKVFQCAWQKMANEFNLVYQRNMQAMFCRMREHIDECVQSAMSTCSASSRKTVLSINNLLSPKQNGCETFGHAVAVSNIVG; this is encoded by the exons ttttcaGCTGTATGCTGGTACCCACCTTAGCTGACTCGTGTGCTGATCCGGCTCAGTTTGTATCTCAAAATACAAAATGTCTGACAGAAAACAACATAACGTTTAAAGTCCCAACAAGCGTCAGTGTAACGGCTGACAACGTTGTGGAAACACTGACGACGGTGCTGACACGTGCGGATCCAGCTACAATGTGCAG GGACATTGACGCATGGACAAAGGCAGTTGAGTGTGTGGTCACTCTAGGGGAGCAGTGTCATGGCACAGGAAGAGGAACTTCACTTTCCGCGCAGAAACTTGATGAACTGAAGAAGATTCAACAGGAGGCATGTTTTAATCTAAAAC AATCTGGTTCTGTGATGATTGTTCCTACTGGCCGGCACATATACACTGAACGAGGAGGCACTGTGAGACTATCTTGTGCAGGTGTGGCTCTAGGCGATGGAACGGATGTTCCAGTTTACCAGTGGAGAGATCCGCATCGAAACGACATAAACGGGACACAGGGCAG GGTCCACGTTATCGACATGGGGACATCATCGATTCTCGTCATCAGTAACGTCCAGGCGAGTGACGAAGGCACCTACTTCTGCACGGGGTCGTCAACGAAGACAAAACATGCTACAGCATATACGGCAGTGCGGGTTTACG ATCCTTTTCATGTCAGCAATGTCGACTGCGAAGACACGACCAGCATAAAGGCTGCTTTTGATGAGTGTGCTCATTATTACAACATCACGGGGTTGACTTTCCCTAAAGTGGTGGGCGCACCAGATTTTGTCAGCAACAATGCTGATGTTTTCTTTACCCAGGATATCCCGAATATGTGCAG TAACCCAACGCCATACAACCAGGCCGCACGGTGCGTCTCTGGAGTCTCGTACAAGTGTCTCGTAAATAACTCGCTTCCTCACCTTGTTGACTACCTCCACACTGGCAACGATGTCGTCGAAGGCATGGAGGCCATTTGCTCTGCTTACGTTGCTG GTTCCTACAACGCAAGCTGTGTGAATTCTGTAAAGGACGATTTGCCACAATGTAACGTTATGGAGTACGCTCACCTTTCGAAAGTGGACTCGTCACACGGCATGGCGAAGGCAATTATGTGCAG GATGTATGGTTTCGCCTTGGATTGTGGGGAGAAGTACCTCCAGGTATGCACTCCGAAGATGCATACTGTTGAGGCGTATAAAGTCGCCTACAGAGCCATGAAACCAAGTCAGTGTGCCACAGATG ATGGCCAGCCAGGTGCAGTGACCGACTCGCGAGTTTGTTTCCACTCAGCGGACCTCCATACCCAGTACAGACAGTGCTTTCTTCAAGGAAACTACAGCGTAACCCTACCAACCTTCATCTCGGAGATGGAGATGACCTACACCATCCCGGGATTGGTCGTTCTCCAGGCAACGCCGGATTCCTGCAG caatatagcATCCCTAAAGGCGGCATCCCAGTGCGTGAGAGACATCAGCAGAACCTGTTTGTATCACAACTGGTACAATCTCATTTACCACATCCCTGGGACTACAGATGTGGAAGCGGCCCTCCAGTACAAATGTGCTCACATCGCAG attacgACGCCGCATGTGTTGCAACAAATTCCCCCAAAGTGTTCCAGTGTGCATGGCAAAAAATGGCAAATGAATTTAACCTGGTTTACCAACGCAACATGCAGGCCATGTTTTGTAG AATGCGGGAGCACATTGACGAGTGTGTTCAGTCCGCTATGTCCACGTGTTCAGCCTCATCCAGGAAGACCGTTCTCAGCATCAACAACCTCCTCTCACCTAAACAGAACGGCTGTGAAACAT TCGGCCATGCCGTCGCGGTCTCCAACATCGTTGGGTAG
- the LOC137297787 gene encoding uncharacterized protein isoform X1, producing MVNMFLECLVFSCMLVPTLADSCADPAQFVSQNTKCLTENNITFKVPTSVSVTADNVVETLTTVLTRADPATMCRDIDAWTKAVECVVTLGEQCHGTGRGTSLSAQKLDELKKIQQEACFNLKQSGSVMIVPTGRHIYTERGGTVRLSCAGVALGDGTDVPVYQWRDPHRNDINGTQGRVHVIDMGTSSILVISNVQASDEGTYFCTGSSTKTKHATAYTAVRVYDPFHVSNVDCEDTTSIKAAFDECAHYYNITGLTFPKVVGAPDFVSNNADVFFTQDIPNMCSNPTPYNQAARCVSGVSYKCLVNNSLPHLVDYLHTGNDVVEGMEAICSAYVAGSYNASCVNSVKDDLPQCNVMEYAHLSKVDSSHGMAKAIMCRMYGFALDCGEKYLQVCTPKMHTVEAYKVAYRAMKPSQCATDDGQPGAVTDSRVCFHSADLHTQYRQCFLQGNYSVTLPTFISEMEMTYTIPGLVVLQATPDSCSNIASLKAASQCVRDISRTCLYHNWYNLIYHIPGTTDVEAALQYKCAHIADYDAACVATNSPKVFQCAWQKMANEFNLVYQRNMQAMFCRMREHIDECVQSAMSTCSASSRKTVLSINNLLSPKQNGCETFGHAVAVSNIVG from the exons ttttcaGCTGTATGCTGGTACCCACCTTAGCTGACTCGTGTGCTGATCCGGCTCAGTTTGTATCTCAAAATACAAAATGTCTGACAGAAAACAACATAACGTTTAAAGTCCCAACAAGCGTCAGTGTAACGGCTGACAACGTTGTGGAAACACTGACGACGGTGCTGACACGTGCGGATCCAGCTACAATGTGCAG GGACATTGACGCATGGACAAAGGCAGTTGAGTGTGTGGTCACTCTAGGGGAGCAGTGTCATGGCACAGGAAGAGGAACTTCACTTTCCGCGCAGAAACTTGATGAACTGAAGAAGATTCAACAGGAGGCATGTTTTAATCTAAAAC AATCTGGTTCTGTGATGATTGTTCCTACTGGCCGGCACATATACACTGAACGAGGAGGCACTGTGAGACTATCTTGTGCAGGTGTGGCTCTAGGCGATGGAACGGATGTTCCAGTTTACCAGTGGAGAGATCCGCATCGAAACGACATAAACGGGACACAGGGCAG GGTCCACGTTATCGACATGGGGACATCATCGATTCTCGTCATCAGTAACGTCCAGGCGAGTGACGAAGGCACCTACTTCTGCACGGGGTCGTCAACGAAGACAAAACATGCTACAGCATATACGGCAGTGCGGGTTTACG ATCCTTTTCATGTCAGCAATGTCGACTGCGAAGACACGACCAGCATAAAGGCTGCTTTTGATGAGTGTGCTCATTATTACAACATCACGGGGTTGACTTTCCCTAAAGTGGTGGGCGCACCAGATTTTGTCAGCAACAATGCTGATGTTTTCTTTACCCAGGATATCCCGAATATGTGCAG TAACCCAACGCCATACAACCAGGCCGCACGGTGCGTCTCTGGAGTCTCGTACAAGTGTCTCGTAAATAACTCGCTTCCTCACCTTGTTGACTACCTCCACACTGGCAACGATGTCGTCGAAGGCATGGAGGCCATTTGCTCTGCTTACGTTGCTG GTTCCTACAACGCAAGCTGTGTGAATTCTGTAAAGGACGATTTGCCACAATGTAACGTTATGGAGTACGCTCACCTTTCGAAAGTGGACTCGTCACACGGCATGGCGAAGGCAATTATGTGCAG GATGTATGGTTTCGCCTTGGATTGTGGGGAGAAGTACCTCCAGGTATGCACTCCGAAGATGCATACTGTTGAGGCGTATAAAGTCGCCTACAGAGCCATGAAACCAAGTCAGTGTGCCACAGATG ATGGCCAGCCAGGTGCAGTGACCGACTCGCGAGTTTGTTTCCACTCAGCGGACCTCCATACCCAGTACAGACAGTGCTTTCTTCAAGGAAACTACAGCGTAACCCTACCAACCTTCATCTCGGAGATGGAGATGACCTACACCATCCCGGGATTGGTCGTTCTCCAGGCAACGCCGGATTCCTGCAG caatatagcATCCCTAAAGGCGGCATCCCAGTGCGTGAGAGACATCAGCAGAACCTGTTTGTATCACAACTGGTACAATCTCATTTACCACATCCCTGGGACTACAGATGTGGAAGCGGCCCTCCAGTACAAATGTGCTCACATCGCAG attacgACGCCGCATGTGTTGCAACAAATTCCCCCAAAGTGTTCCAGTGTGCATGGCAAAAAATGGCAAATGAATTTAACCTGGTTTACCAACGCAACATGCAGGCCATGTTTTGTAG AATGCGGGAGCACATTGACGAGTGTGTTCAGTCCGCTATGTCCACGTGTTCAGCCTCATCCAGGAAGACCGTTCTCAGCATCAACAACCTCCTCTCACCTAAACAGAACGGCTGTGAAACAT TCGGCCATGCCGTCGCGGTCTCCAACATCGTTGGGTAG